One genomic window of Cellulophaga sp. Hel_I_12 includes the following:
- the hisIE gene encoding bifunctional phosphoribosyl-AMP cyclohydrolase/phosphoribosyl-ATP diphosphatase HisIE, with amino-acid sequence MKIDFTKNSDGLVPAIIQDAQTKNVLMLGYMNQEAFDKTIETNKVTFYSRTKNRLWTKGEESGNFLNLVGIKNDCDNDTLLVTVNPMGPTCHTGSATCWQEENLSSFGFLTKLESIIKDRKNNPENKDSYVASLFRKGINKVAQKVGEEAVEVVIEAKDDNDDLFLDESADLLFHYLILLQAKGFTLADIEEVLKKRH; translated from the coding sequence ATGAAGATAGATTTTACGAAAAATTCAGACGGCTTAGTGCCAGCCATCATTCAAGATGCCCAAACAAAAAATGTCTTGATGCTCGGCTATATGAATCAAGAAGCTTTTGATAAAACCATAGAAACCAATAAGGTTACATTTTATAGTCGCACTAAAAACCGCTTATGGACAAAGGGTGAAGAGAGTGGTAATTTTTTGAATCTGGTGGGTATTAAAAACGACTGTGATAACGATACTTTGTTGGTAACAGTTAATCCTATGGGACCTACATGCCATACAGGCAGTGCTACATGCTGGCAAGAAGAGAACCTAAGTTCATTTGGTTTTTTAACCAAATTAGAGTCGATTATAAAAGACAGAAAAAATAATCCTGAAAATAAAGACAGTTATGTAGCATCACTTTTTAGAAAAGGCATCAATAAAGTAGCTCAAAAAGTTGGCGAAGAAGCCGTAGAAGTTGTGATTGAGGCAAAAGATGACAATGACGATCTATTTTTAGACGAAAGTGCCGATTTGCTTTTTCATTATTTAATTCTACTACAAGCCAAAGGGTTTACCTTGGCGGATATTGAAGAAGTTTTAAAGAAAAGGCATTAA
- a CDS encoding VWA domain-containing protein, with protein MAMNIRKGFRFQTYEAPDLTPFEKLFDIFQELITHTSGDVDEALDWLRELDKEYELTDENYTIDDFIEDLKARGYLREEFKDDPNTGKEGAENGDGSGNLSITAKMERLIRQRALEQIFGKLKRNGAGNHKTGKSGQGDEHTGELREYRYGDGLDHISMTESLKNAQINNGIGDFSLSENDLVVEDTHYKAQMSTILMIDISHSMILYGEDRITPAKKVAMALAELITTRYPKDTLDILVFGNDAWPIPIKDLPYLKVGPYHTNTVAGLQLAMDMLRRKRNTNKQIFMITDGKPSCLRMPDGTYYKNSVGLDDYIVEKCYNMARQARKLHIPITTFMIAQDPYLIQFIRHFTEANKGKAFFTGLKGLGEMIFEDYEANRKKKLK; from the coding sequence ATGGCTATGAATATAAGAAAAGGATTCCGGTTTCAAACCTATGAAGCTCCGGATCTAACCCCCTTTGAAAAACTTTTTGATATTTTTCAAGAACTTATTACGCACACCTCTGGTGACGTAGATGAAGCGCTTGACTGGTTACGGGAGTTAGATAAGGAGTATGAACTGACGGATGAAAATTATACAATTGATGATTTTATCGAAGATTTAAAAGCAAGGGGTTACCTGCGTGAAGAATTTAAAGATGATCCTAATACTGGAAAAGAAGGAGCGGAGAACGGTGATGGTTCAGGCAACCTATCCATAACAGCAAAAATGGAACGCTTGATACGCCAACGTGCTCTAGAACAGATTTTCGGTAAATTAAAACGCAACGGAGCTGGGAATCATAAAACAGGGAAATCTGGACAAGGCGATGAGCATACAGGAGAACTGCGTGAATATCGATACGGGGATGGTTTAGACCATATTTCTATGACTGAAAGTCTCAAAAATGCTCAAATTAATAATGGCATTGGCGATTTTTCACTTTCTGAGAACGACTTGGTTGTAGAAGACACGCACTATAAAGCCCAAATGAGTACTATTCTAATGATTGATATTAGTCATAGTATGATTTTATATGGTGAAGATAGGATAACACCTGCAAAAAAAGTAGCCATGGCTCTTGCTGAGTTAATCACAACAAGATATCCCAAAGATACTTTAGATATTCTGGTCTTTGGAAATGACGCCTGGCCCATTCCTATAAAGGATTTACCTTATCTGAAAGTTGGGCCTTATCATACCAACACCGTTGCCGGTTTGCAATTAGCGATGGATATGCTTAGGCGTAAAAGAAATACCAACAAGCAAATTTTCATGATTACGGATGGTAAACCTAGTTGCCTTCGAATGCCAGACGGTACCTATTATAAAAATAGTGTTGGATTGGATGATTATATTGTTGAAAAGTGCTACAACATGGCGCGTCAAGCAAGAAAGCTTCATATTCCCATTACTACCTTTATGATTGCCCAAGACCCTTATTTAATACAGTTTATACGACATTTTACCGAAGCCAATAAGGGCAAAGCTTTTTTTACGGGTTTAAAAGGATTGGGAGAAATGATTTTTGAGGATTACGAAGCAAATAGGAAGAAGAAACTAAAATAA
- a CDS encoding DUF1853 family protein: MEVQQIKGFLDTPPLWEGELLGIQQFNLPNIDLTGFVPQPIPQNIRLGHQVEHLYYQVLNHHKGYKVLLFNQPIKDASRTIGEIDFIVQDTETKKNIHIELTYKFYIIDLAIPEKINQLIGPNKRDSFAQKIEKIKYQQFTLLQSQEAIKTLENLHIDTNSLSSRTCFKAQLFYPYTSKKVQITPFNKNCIYGYWIGFHDFDATDFHHYLYYLPSKKEWIIRPHENVSWRTHQEISPEIKKRHAQLNSPMVWMKRSNQQFEKFFIIFW; the protein is encoded by the coding sequence ATGGAAGTACAACAGATAAAAGGCTTTTTGGATACCCCACCACTTTGGGAGGGAGAATTATTAGGTATTCAACAGTTTAATCTTCCCAACATCGACCTCACTGGTTTTGTCCCCCAGCCTATTCCTCAAAATATTCGATTGGGACATCAAGTTGAACATTTATATTATCAAGTATTAAACCATCATAAAGGCTATAAGGTATTGCTTTTCAATCAACCTATAAAAGATGCATCAAGAACTATAGGTGAAATAGATTTTATAGTTCAAGATACGGAAACCAAAAAAAATATACATATCGAATTGACGTATAAATTTTATATTATTGATCTGGCGATACCCGAAAAAATTAATCAGCTCATAGGTCCCAATAAAAGAGACTCTTTCGCTCAAAAAATTGAAAAAATCAAGTACCAGCAGTTTACATTATTACAATCACAAGAAGCTATAAAAACTTTAGAAAACCTTCACATAGACACTAACAGCTTGAGCTCAAGAACTTGTTTTAAAGCACAGCTATTTTATCCTTATACCTCTAAAAAAGTACAGATAACACCTTTCAATAAAAATTGTATTTATGGCTACTGGATTGGTTTTCATGATTTTGACGCCACTGACTTTCATCATTACTTGTACTATTTACCTTCAAAAAAAGAATGGATTATTAGGCCTCATGAAAATGTAAGCTGGCGAACTCATCAAGAAATTAGCCCAGAAATTAAAAAAAGACATGCACAACTAAACTCGCCTATGGTTTGGATGAAAAGATCCAATCAACAATTCGAAAAATTCTTTATAATCTTTTGGTAG
- the hisF gene encoding imidazole glycerol phosphate synthase subunit HisF, protein MITKRIIPCLDIKNGRTVKGVNFVDLRDAGDPVELAEIYAKAGADELVFLDISATEERRKTLADLVYRVAEKVNIPFTVGGGISSVEDVDILLQNGADKVSINSSAVKNPQLINDLSAKFGSQCIVVAIDAKQINGEWIVHLVGGKQPTEIRLFDWAREVERRGAGEILFTSMDHDGTKDGFANEALARLSTELNIPIIASGGAGTMQHFSDTFIHGKADAALAASVFHFKEIDIMNLKQELKQHGIAVRM, encoded by the coding sequence ATGATAACAAAAAGAATAATTCCTTGCTTAGATATTAAAAACGGTAGAACGGTAAAAGGCGTAAATTTTGTTGATTTACGAGATGCTGGTGATCCCGTAGAATTAGCAGAAATCTATGCAAAAGCTGGGGCAGACGAATTGGTTTTTTTAGATATTTCTGCTACCGAAGAGCGTCGTAAAACTTTAGCAGATTTAGTATACCGTGTAGCTGAGAAAGTAAATATTCCGTTTACAGTGGGCGGTGGTATTTCGTCTGTTGAAGATGTTGATATTTTGCTTCAAAATGGTGCGGACAAAGTATCTATAAATTCATCGGCGGTTAAAAACCCGCAGTTGATCAACGACTTATCTGCGAAATTTGGCTCACAATGTATTGTTGTGGCTATTGATGCAAAACAAATTAATGGAGAATGGATTGTGCATTTAGTGGGAGGTAAGCAACCCACTGAAATTCGTTTATTTGATTGGGCTAGGGAAGTGGAGCGGCGCGGTGCTGGAGAAATTCTTTTCACATCTATGGATCATGATGGAACCAAAGATGGCTTTGCCAATGAAGCACTAGCAAGGTTATCTACGGAACTAAACATCCCCATTATTGCTTCAGGAGGCGCAGGAACGATGCAACATTTTAGCGATACTTTTATACATGGTAAAGCTGATGCGGCCTTGGCGGCAAGTGTTTTTCATTTTAAAGAAATAGATATTATGAACTTGAAACAAGAACTGAAACAACATGGGATTGCCGTTAGAATGTAA
- a CDS encoding magnesium chelatase, which produces MKLNFKEISTLGELKKAGYQSKNIKDELRDNLREKIINGEETFKGVWGYENSVIPELERAILSRHNINLLGLRGQAKTRLARLMVNLLDEYIPVVAASEINDDPLAPMSRYAIELIKEKGDATPITWLHRDERFSEKLATPDVTVADLIGDVDPIKAANLKLSYADDRVIHFGMIPRANRCIFVINELPDLQARIQVSLFNILQEGDIQIRGFKLRLPLDIQFVFTANPEDYTNRGSIVTPLKDRIGSQILTHYPDDIATARKITEQESKLDLRQTDAVYVPDVAKDLLEQISFEARESEYVDAKSGVSARTSITAFENLLSTAERRALLNGAEKTTLRLSDFLGIIPSITGKIELVYEGEQEGADGVAEILIDDAVKTVFENFFPKINKLEKKGEDTIYDELLHWFFQGEGFELLDDYTDEEYKRALEEIPALNQLIKDHQPDYPKEDIYFLKELLLWGLVAHKKLNKHRFEEGFQFKDLYSSFLSDL; this is translated from the coding sequence ATGAAATTGAATTTTAAAGAAATTAGTACACTAGGAGAATTAAAAAAAGCAGGGTATCAAAGTAAAAATATAAAAGATGAGCTTAGAGATAATCTGAGAGAAAAAATTATCAATGGCGAAGAAACTTTTAAAGGCGTTTGGGGGTATGAAAATTCCGTAATTCCAGAGTTAGAAAGGGCTATTTTGTCGCGTCATAATATTAATTTATTAGGTTTAAGAGGGCAAGCGAAAACAAGATTAGCTCGACTCATGGTTAATTTGTTAGATGAATACATTCCAGTTGTTGCGGCATCAGAGATTAATGATGATCCTTTAGCACCAATGTCTCGCTATGCCATAGAACTCATCAAAGAAAAGGGTGATGCCACGCCAATTACCTGGTTACATCGTGATGAGCGTTTTTCAGAAAAACTAGCAACGCCAGATGTTACCGTTGCAGATTTAATAGGTGACGTAGACCCAATTAAAGCAGCAAACCTAAAACTATCCTATGCCGATGATCGTGTTATACATTTTGGAATGATACCAAGAGCAAACCGTTGTATTTTTGTTATAAATGAGTTACCCGATTTACAGGCTAGAATTCAGGTTTCCTTATTCAATATTTTACAAGAAGGCGATATTCAAATTCGTGGTTTTAAACTGCGTTTGCCTTTAGATATTCAGTTTGTATTTACGGCCAACCCAGAAGATTATACCAACAGAGGAAGTATTGTAACACCCCTAAAAGATAGGATTGGTTCTCAGATTTTAACACATTATCCTGACGATATTGCTACTGCTCGTAAAATAACGGAGCAAGAGTCAAAGTTAGACTTAAGACAGACCGATGCGGTATACGTGCCAGATGTAGCTAAAGATTTACTGGAACAAATTAGTTTTGAAGCTCGCGAAAGTGAATATGTGGATGCTAAAAGTGGGGTAAGTGCTAGAACTAGTATTACCGCTTTCGAAAATTTATTGAGCACCGCAGAGCGTAGGGCCTTATTAAATGGAGCCGAAAAAACAACCCTGCGTTTGAGTGATTTTCTAGGAATTATTCCTTCCATTACCGGCAAAATAGAATTGGTCTATGAGGGTGAGCAAGAAGGTGCTGATGGTGTAGCAGAAATATTGATTGATGACGCCGTAAAAACAGTATTCGAAAACTTCTTTCCTAAAATTAATAAGTTAGAGAAAAAAGGAGAAGATACTATTTATGACGAATTACTGCATTGGTTTTTTCAAGGAGAAGGTTTTGAACTATTAGACGATTATACGGATGAAGAATACAAACGTGCTTTAGAAGAAATTCCCGCTTTAAATCAATTGATAAAAGACCATCAACCTGATTACCCTAAAGAGGATATTTACTTTTTAAAGGAGTTGTTATTATGGGGTTTAGTTGCCCACAAAAAACTTAATAAACATCGTTTTGAAGAAGGTTTTCAATTTAAAGACTTGTATAGTAGTTTCTTAAGTGATTTATGA